Below is a window of Glandiceps talaboti chromosome 15, keGlaTala1.1, whole genome shotgun sequence DNA.
ACTACCCTTTTCgctaaaaatcattaaaaaagcTTTAATCTTTATTTAGTTTTTACAGTCGCAACATTGTTGCAACCGGTCGAGTTTCTTTGTTGAATAATGCATACAGATTTCTATGATCAATTCATCATAGAGACAATCCATATTGTTTAAAAGGCTTTCAAATGCAGATTTCCACATACACATCATAGTGTTTTCGTTTGCTTTCGCtttgaaatgacaaaaaattacaaatcacGTATAACGCAATGCTTATGCCAACATTTTGCagtgtacgtatgtacgtacgatCAGCTGATACACATTCAAATTAGCATTCCCCTTTCTTAAAAATACAAGGAATGGCATATTCTTCGGGAAAGGCTACATGATCATAACTGATATCAAAAGTATTATGTAAGCATCTCAAGCTATGGGTTGCTGCTTATTGTTTggttaaaataattaattttggtCTTATAATTAGAAGACTGTAAACAATTTAATTGTTATTACCCAGGACGACCAATGGCACAATAGGCTGACATCACAATGCCGTGACTCGTACAGAAACGAAGCAAACTTTCTTGTGTTAGGTAGGGATGACTCTCTACCTGTAAATTAAGGAcacgattttttaaaatattgatatgaggatatgtatgtgtgtgtatgtatgtatgtatgtatgtatgtatgtatgtatgtatgtatgtatgtatgtatgtatgtatgtatgtatgtatgtatttatgtatgtatgtatgtatgtatgtatgtatgtatgtatttatgtatgtatgtgtgtgtgtgtgtatgtatgtatgtatgtatgtatgtgtgtgtatgtatgtatgtatgtatatatgtatgtatgtctgcgagtatgtatgtatgtatgtatgtatgtatgtatgtatgtatgcatgcatgcatgcatgcatgcatgtatgtatgtatgtatgtatgtatgtatgtatgtatgtatgtatgtatgtatgtatgtatgtatgtatgtatgtgtgtgtatgtatgtatgcatgtgcatgtatgtatgtatgtatgtatgtatgtatgtatgtatgtatgtatgtatgtatgtatgtgtgtgtatgtatgtatgtctgcgagtatgtatgtatgtatgtatgtatgtatgtatgtgtgtgtatgtatgtatgtatgtatgtatgtatgtctgcgagtatgtatgtatgtatgtatgtatgtatgtatgtatgtatgtatgtatgtatgtatgtatgtatgtatgtatgtatgtgtgtatgggtgtatgtatgtatgtatgtatgtatgtatgtatgtatgtgtgtatgtatgtgtgtatgggtgtatgtatgtatgtatgtgtgtatgtatgtatgtatgtatgtatgtatgtatgtatgtgtgtatgggtgtatgtatgtatgtatgtatgtatgtgtgtgtatgtatgtatgtatgtatgtatgtatgtatgtatgtatgtatgtatgtatgtatgtatgcatgtatgcatgtatgtatgtatgtatgtatgtatgtatgtatgtatgtatgtatgtgtgtatgtatgtgtgtatgtgtgtgtgtgtgtgtgtgtgtttgtaactcgatGTTATTTGATGAAGGCTAAGCTTACGACATCCTATTGTTATATAAATATTGCATCTTTCACATTTGCCTCTATACTATGACAGACTACTTTTTTCTTTGACTGTAATTCAATACACAAATTATTTGTATCATTATAATTATACTTATTTAGCTTACCTGGTTTACAGCAATGGGATGTTTAGCCACAGATAGAATTCTTTCCATTTGTTTTTCAGTGAAATTAGACACACCAATTGATTTACATTTACCCTCGTCCACTAGATTCTCCAATGCCTGAAATAATATTGGTATGTGACAACAATACTGTAGGCTTCATCGCGTTTCCAAATGAGCGCTACTACTAGCTATTCTGAGGGGACACATCTTTCGACTGAGAGGGGAGAGAGGAGCTTTGAGGAGTTAAAACGGATGAAAACAATATGGGACTACAGGCAACTCTTTGTAAAATTTTGCACTGCAGCGTGTATTGGACGTATTACGTATCTTGGTGTGTTTGAACGAATAGTGTCGATGGTATCATATCTCCGTGATGTTTTGGAAGTGACATCACACGTGCTCATCATCATATACAAAAACAGTGCAGAGATGTTATCTATTTGTCTCTGAACAAGCTTCTTAGTACAAGTGCGTTATGTCGCCGTGAACAATGAATGCATTGCgcaaaattatatgaaatttgaagctggCATtgttaagatattgcctaattaccgaaaatcagtCATTAGGTAAACAATCCATTGAAACTACATCAAaaagactgactgactgactgactaactgactgattgactgactgactgactgactgactgactgattgactgactgactgactgactgacaagaCGCATGACATATCTTTCCCTTCTGGAGGGTAAAAATGACTATGGTGCAATTTTTACTCACTTTCCAAGAATCAACGAAGTCTACATCATCAAACTCAAATTGTCCATCTTCGTCTTTCGGTAACAGACCCTTTCCAGGCTGAAACACATAGTGATGTCCACAATTAAGGACAAGCAATAAACTCTAACATTTGATAATATCAAGGTGACTTTGAATTGGAGATGCTACAACTGCGATAAAATGAGGAATTACCTTAAACGAGAACTGACTCAACAGTTTGCAGTTTGCAGTTTGCCAGATTCACAATGATACACTGTAAGTCAACTAGTTTATCAATGTTCAATGTTAATAAAGTGATGACTTCAGTACCAAGCAGTTGGTTATcacaaaattaaaactttttCAAACTCGACAGTATAAAAGGATTTACCAAATCCAAGCCTGTGCATATCAACCATAtagtcaatattttaacaataaAAGCTTAGGGGTATAAGTTTAAAGATTACCTTTAATGAAAAAGGCCCGTGCATTAGACACAGGTCCAAGTAATCAAGACGAAGATTCTTCAAACTTGTCAGACAACTTTCTCTCACAAGGTGTGGTCGTAAGTGGGTAAGCCATACCTAAAACAAGACAAAATAGTGGGCTGACACAATATATATGGCATGcatttaaaaactatttttgatCCATAGAGCGTAAATTTTCTCAAAAGTTGTATTTTAAGTCCGTGTACATAAAAGAATTTCCCACCACATTTCCATTGCTTTCGCATGTCTTTTTCCGGAAGTAACAATTTTTTTGATGATCGACCTTTTAATACCGTTCAACTATTAAATTGGGGATCTGTTAGATAACAAACAGTATATGGTCAAGTATGGAGTGGTTGGGAAAAACGATGAGGAAAAACAAACACTAAAGTGAACCTTGCTTGTTACAAAGACGTCTTCTCTCTTTAATGGCCCGTCTTTAAATTTCGTCTGCAATGCGTCTCCAATTTCACCTTCGTTTCCATAAAAGAAAGCACAATCGATGTGGCGGTAACCGACGTTGAGGGCAGTTTTCACGGCCTGACCAACTTCCTTGCACTACAGTGTAGcagtacaaaataaaacaatgaaatcaCAATGGCAGAAACACAGATTTGATGTTGATAAATAAGTGAAAAATAAAGAACATGGAATTATCGATGTCACGTGACATGCCACAAACTTAAACCATGCCTATCTCAATGCATCTTGAATGATCAACTTCAAGGCACTATGACTACGACATGTATCTCTCGGTCAACTGTATTGATTGAAACTCATATATCTTAGATCGCCCTCAAGCGGTTACAACCTGTCATTTTATAGCAGAAAGTTGTTGGAGggtgctttgaaataaagacaTTAACACATCTTCAAAagcaaaatattcaaaatattcgAGACATGTTTGTGATAAGCCATGCATGCCAACGAGTTGTAGATCACAGCCAATCATGATTCTGGGTATGTTATACAGGTCTAAATGTTTTTAGCTCAATGTTCAAAATATGCTGGTCTATTTAGATTATGGCCATAACCATGTACCACATGGAACATGGAATATATCGATGTCATTGCGATTTGCAATTATTAAAAATGGCGATTGTCATCAAATTGATATTAACAATATTCTGtcaatgtgatgtgtgtgtgtgtgtgtgtgtgtgtgtgtgtgtatgtgtgtgtgtgtgtgatgtgtgtgtgtatgtgtgtgtgtggtgattCTTAATAGACATACGGTATATGAAACATTCATTTTAATACGcgtatgtatttgttttaaaagtttttgtCGTTGTGGCAGTACTACCAACGTAACTATATCCTAGTCTAAAGGTCACACCATGCAGACAGACTCTGAGTCTGAACTGTTTTATCTCGGAGTTCACCTCCCGCCCGATCTTATGGATTTCACCTTAAAATACCGTTCATTTACATTATATCGACATCAACTCGAAAGGTTGTAAGCTAACCCCATGGAACAGGTTATAAATAGTAACGTGGGGCATGTCAtgctgttacatgtaatgtctttcctcatagaccctacacctgttggtgtagggtctatgctttccTAAATTGATAGAT
It encodes the following:
- the LOC144446203 gene encoding aldo-keto reductase family 1 member C15-like; amino-acid sequence: MSAKLATGAQMPLIGFGTYNCKEVGQAVKTALNVGYRHIDCAFFYGNEGEIGDALQTKFKDGPLKREDVFVTSKVWLTHLRPHLVRESCLTSLKNLRLDYLDLCLMHGPFSLKPGKGLLPKDEDGQFEFDDVDFVDSWKALENLVDEGKCKSIGVSNFTEKQMERILSVAKHPIAVNQVESHPYLTQESLLRFCTSHGIVMSAYCAIGRPGEKGSVALEDDPVIQKISDTHNKSPSQVCLRYQIQRGVAALAKSATPRRIQENFEVSHFL